Proteins encoded within one genomic window of Micromonospora halotolerans:
- a CDS encoding DUF6186 family protein, with product MRTVAIGGFLAALLLFAAVEWAARREGSRIPSLADVCAFVMRYEVGPVPVGRIGLFGFWWWLGWHFLAR from the coding sequence ATGCGCACCGTGGCGATCGGCGGATTCCTGGCCGCGCTGCTGCTCTTCGCGGCCGTCGAGTGGGCCGCCCGGCGGGAGGGCTCGCGCATCCCGTCCCTGGCCGACGTCTGCGCCTTCGTGATGCGCTACGAGGTCGGGCCGGTGCCGGTCGGGCGGATCGGCCTGTTCGGGTTCTGGTGGTGGCTGGGCTGGCACTTCCTGGCCCGCTGA
- a CDS encoding MATE family efflux transporter produces the protein MSQTVAPAVPSATARRIAALALPALVVLAAEPLYVLVDTAVVGHLGRVPLAALAIGGTVLTLTAWLGTVVAYGTTGRSARRFGAGDRAAAVAEGVQASWLALGVGVLVALAMQVGGGWLARTLAGGPGDVADAAATWLRIAALGAPGLLLAAAGNGWLRGIQDTRRPLLFVLGPNLLSALLCPLLVYPAGLGLAGSAVANAVAQTISGSLFAAALVRERLPLRPRPRLIGQQLALSRDLLIRGVAFQASFLSATAVAARFGAAAVGAHQIAVQLWFFTALVLDALAIAAQSLIGAALGAGDAVAARALARRIALLGGLCGVAFAVLIAAGAGLVPSWFSSDPQVREQAMVAWPWFVALQPIGGVVFALDGVLIGAGDVRYLRNLTIVAALGGFLPAIWLAYGLDLGLGGIWAGLTLFVVLRLVALLLRLRSGGWAVVGAVR, from the coding sequence ATGAGTCAGACAGTCGCGCCCGCCGTCCCGTCCGCCACGGCCCGGCGGATCGCCGCGCTCGCCCTGCCGGCCCTCGTGGTCCTCGCGGCCGAGCCGCTCTACGTGCTGGTCGACACGGCCGTGGTCGGGCACCTGGGCCGCGTTCCCCTCGCCGCGCTCGCCATCGGCGGCACCGTGCTGACGCTGACCGCCTGGCTGGGCACCGTCGTGGCGTACGGGACCACGGGGCGGTCGGCCCGGCGGTTCGGCGCGGGCGACCGGGCCGCCGCGGTGGCCGAGGGCGTGCAGGCGTCCTGGCTCGCCCTGGGCGTCGGGGTGCTGGTGGCGCTCGCCATGCAGGTCGGCGGCGGGTGGTTGGCGCGTACCCTCGCCGGTGGCCCCGGCGACGTGGCCGACGCCGCCGCGACCTGGCTGCGGATCGCGGCCCTCGGCGCGCCCGGCCTGCTGCTGGCGGCGGCCGGCAACGGTTGGCTGCGCGGCATCCAGGACACCCGCCGCCCGCTGCTCTTCGTGCTCGGCCCCAACCTGCTCTCCGCGCTGCTCTGCCCGCTGCTGGTCTACCCGGCCGGGCTCGGCCTGGCCGGTTCGGCCGTGGCGAACGCGGTGGCGCAGACCATCTCCGGCAGCCTGTTCGCGGCGGCCCTGGTCCGCGAGCGGCTCCCGCTGCGCCCCCGGCCCCGGCTGATCGGCCAGCAGCTGGCGCTCAGCCGGGACCTGCTCATCCGGGGGGTCGCCTTCCAGGCCAGCTTCCTGTCCGCGACCGCCGTGGCCGCCCGGTTCGGGGCTGCCGCGGTCGGCGCGCACCAGATCGCCGTGCAGCTCTGGTTCTTCACCGCCCTGGTGCTGGACGCCCTGGCGATCGCCGCGCAGTCCCTGATCGGCGCGGCGCTCGGCGCCGGCGACGCTGTGGCGGCCCGCGCCCTCGCCCGGCGGATCGCCCTGCTCGGCGGGCTCTGCGGCGTGGCGTTCGCGGTGCTCATCGCCGCCGGCGCCGGCCTGGTGCCGTCGTGGTTCAGCTCCGATCCGCAGGTACGCGAGCAGGCCATGGTGGCCTGGCCCTGGTTCGTGGCGCTCCAGCCGATCGGCGGCGTGGTGTTCGCGCTCGACGGCGTGCTGATCGGCGCGGGGGATGTGCGCTACCTGCGCAACCTGACCATCGTGGCGGCGCTGGGCGGCTTCCTGCCGGCCATCTGGCTGGCCTACGGGCTCGACCTCGGGCTGGGCGGCATCTGGGCGGGGCTGACCCTGTTCGTGGTGCTCCGGCTGGTCGCCCTGCTGCTGCGGCTGCGCTCCGGCGGCTGGGCGGTGGTCGGCGCGGTCCGCTGA